TCTAGGCGTTCCTACCAGGTCTATGGTCAGATCGTACCCGTCCTTTCTAAGGTTTCTTAAAAATGATAACTGCTTGAAGATTTTATCTTTTTTAAATATAACGATCTCATCAATATCATGATTATTATACAGCACCGGAGCGCAGAACTCCTTGACCATGTAGGAGATGTGCGCTGCTGGATAGGCCGCTCTCAGGTTGGCCAAAAAAGGTGTGGTCCACAATACATCTCCCACACCGCTCATTCTCAGAACCAGTATCTTTTTCGCATCCAGCTTCATTGATTGTCCAGCGATAGTTTATATATTCTTTCAAACCCCAGTAACATCTGGGAATCGGAAAATCTATTCATTACTTTCTCCCGTCCGGCCTTGCCCAGTTTTATCCTCAGACCCTCGTCATCGAAAAGAATGCTTGTTTTTTGGATCAAATCTTTTATATTCCTAACCTCGGCCAGCAGACCGTCCTTCCTGTTTTCTATTATATCCAGGACGCCATCCTTGCCGTAGGCCACGCAGGGAAGCCCGCAGGCCATGGCCTCGGTCAGAGTCAAACCGAAGGATTCGGCATAAGAAGGAAATACAAATATATCCAGAGCCTGCAGATACCTTTCACGGTCATCTTTGAACCCGGTCATATGGGCCCTGGGGCCCAGTTTATCCTTAATATCCCTTTCGACCTTACTGCCGTAATCGTCTTCGTTCTTGCTATGCCCGCCAATAAGAAGGAATTCGATATTCTTTCCGGACAGAGCTTGGGCCATTTCGATAAAATCCTCATAACCCTTGCCGTAGGATATCCGGCCCATCATGCCGATCAGGATAGTATCGTTAGATATGCCCAGTTCATCTCGAACCGCCTTTCTCTGAATAAAATCCGGAATAAATCTGGACGTATCGGTGCCCAAATAGACGATATCTACTTTTCTCTCGGAAAGCGGGGTCGTTTCGATAAGGTTGTCCTTTATAAGCCGGGAGATAGCCGTAGCCCGGTTAACCCCCCGGTACACAAACTGGTGCCAGGGATCCTTTTTTTTGATATAGGATCCCAGATGTTTAGTAAAGACGATCTTCCCCCCGGTGAGATGCTTAACCGGCACAGCCAGGTTGAGGTCCTTTGAGTAGTGGACATGAATTAAATCGGGCTCGGTCTTTTTTACATACTTCAGAAAACGAGAAAAACCGCTCAAGCCAAAAGAACTGTTGGCAATGATCGGTTGGTTATCAATACCAAGTTCCTGACATCTGGTGGACAGTGGAGTATCTTTCCCCGAAACGACCGTTACCTGGTAACCGAGGACGTTCTGCAAATAGGCAAGGCGGGCTACAATCATTTCCATTCCACCCCAGGAGGCTGAACTGCAGACATGTACGATATTAATTTTCACTCATAACTTCCTGAAGGTTCAGTTCCCAAAGTTTGAGGTATTTGACCAGCACGTAATAGGACGAAAGAACGCACAACATAAATCCCTCCCACCCGTCCATAAACCCGGCCTTAAGTATATACATTTTTAAAAAAGTGGCCAGGGGTGACAATATTATATGCCTTAATCGGAACCTTTTATTACGGGTTTTCAGTTCCTTGGCGGCAATGGTAGTGTAACTGTTCAGCCTGGATAAATATATTTCTAATGATGGATAGGTGTAATGCAGCATGGGCTGTCTGAAATATGCCGTGGTCCCCTTCAAAACAACTATATCGTGCGGGTTCATCCCGCCGAAACGACCCTTGCTCTTCAGGAACAACCGAAGATGGTAATCGGGAGACCATCCGCAATGGGTTATCCATCTTCCGATGAAATTGGAACGACGGGGAATGTGATAACCGTCGATAGCCTGATCATGGTTTTTCTTGGCGGCCAGTATCTCCTGTTTCAGTTCCGGGGTTATCACCTCATCGGCATCCACCGACAGGATCCATTCACCCTGGGCCAATTCTATGGCGTGGTTCTTCTGCTGGATATGTCCCGGCCAGAGGTTGATATAGACCCGCTCCGTAAATTTTCCAGCCAGCTCCACCGTGCGATCCGAGCTTTCGGCATCAACCACCACGATCTCATCCACGAAATCCAATGCGGAAAGGCACCGTTCGATATTGCCTTCCTCATTTTTAGTTATCACCGTTGCCGATATTCTCATGATCTAGGCCCCCGGTCATTGCCTGTCTTCCGTTGATAGTCTTCCCAGGTATCGGGCCGATTCTTCTCCAGCCAGCGACAATGCCAGGCCTTGGAAAGCCTGAAGAACCAGTAGACCATCATGGCGGTGGCATTCATATAACCGTGAGCCCCGTCACGGTATCCTTTGTGAACTATAAAGCATTTCCACCACATTCCCAATGGGGAAAATATTACCCGGGCCAGGCTGGGATTGTATCCCTTTGGCAGGCGCTCCTCCACATCCAGTTCGGAATAGCGGTTAATCTTGTTGAAATAATCAAAAGGGGTGTTATAGGCATCGTGCCATAGAGGCTCTTTTATCCTAAGAATCTTTTTCTCCCCGCCCTCTACCTCTATCCAGGTGTGGGCGAACCCGGTCCAGCGGCATTTTCCTCTCCGGGCCAGGCGTGGCTGATAGCTGGGGTTGTAGTTGCCGTATCTGATCTGCCGGCCCCAGAAATGTTCCACCCTTCTTACCCAACCGGCGTTATATTCCCGGTAGGTCTCAGGATTACTGCAGATGTCCAGTAATTTATCCCTCAATTGGTCAGTGATATACTCGTCCTGATCCAGTATCAATATCCATTCTCCGGTGCATCGCTGCATGCCGAATTCCCGCTGGGCCAGGTACCCGGGCCAGTCGTTGTGAAAATACCTGTCGGTGTGTTTTTTAATAAGCTCGACGGAGCCATCGGTGCTGCCGGAATCTATCACCACTATCTCATCGGCCCATTGGGCCGATTCCAAACAGCTGGCCAGCTTCTGCCCGCCATTGTAGGTATTCAGCATTACCGAAATTTTATCCACTTCCGGCCTCCCTGATCTTGGCCATCACCACAAAACGCCCCAGGGCCGACAGGCCGGCTATGGCCAAGCCCCGGATCCCCTCGCGCCACCCCTGAAGGACAATATAAAGTTTCCAAAACTCCGCCAGAGGTTCCCACAACAGCCTAAAGGCTGAAAATCGGCGGCCCTCCCGGGTCTTCTGTTTGGCCTCCAGGGAGGTATATTCATTGGTCTTTTCCAAATACCGGAAAAGATTCGGAACCGTATGGTGCTTTATGCAGCCAGTGACCAGCCTCCCCGTCGGACCGTTTATTAACACTCCTTCATGGATATCAACCTCCGGGATGCTGGCCGATCCCTTATGGAACAGCCTTAGCTGCCAATCATTGCCCCACCGGGAGTGTTTTATCTTTTGCCCGATGAAATAATTATCCCTTTTAATAAAATACCCTCTGGCCGGACCGGCCAGGGAGATTCTTCTTAGCTCCTGGTTCAACTTGTCATCCAGCGCCTCGTCGGCATCCAGAAAAAGCACCCACTCATTATTTGCCTTCGAGATGGCTCTCTGGCGTTGCCGGGCATAGCCGGGCCAGTCAGTCTGATATACTATGGCCCCTAAAGAACTGGCGATCTCCACTGTCCGGTCGGTACTGCCCGAATCCATAACGATGACTTCTGAAAAGTCTTTCAGGCTGGCTATGGCGTTAGCGATATTCTGCTCTTCGTTCCTGGCGATTATTATGGCTGTAATGTTGTTCATAATTTATCCATCGCTTGTTATCCACAGGGCCGCCCCCAACAGGTCATCGGCCACACAGTCAATTTTATATTTTTTCAGCCAGGGCTCGCTTCCCTTGGTCTTGCCGGTAAGCACCAGTATGGTCTTTGCCCCGATATTATTCCCAAACTCGATATCGGCCCGGCTGTCGCCGATCATGTATGATTTCCCGAGGCTGATTTTCAGGTCTTTCTCCGCCTGCCGGGCCATCCCGATATCAGGCTTGCGACAGGGAGTCTTTTCATCAGGATGGTAAGGACAATAGTAGATGGCATCCAAGATCGCCCCGTCTTTCTTGAGCAGTTGCCGTAATTTCCGATGAATGGCGCCCAGGGTTTTAAGGGTCAGATATCCCCGGGCCACCCCCGACTGATTGCTGACCACCACAACTTTATATTTTTTCTCATTGAGCAGTTTGACGGCCCGGCCGGAGTTTGGCAGCAAACTTAACTGTTGGGGAGAATTGATATAATTGGTGTCAACATTAATGGTCCCGTCCCGGTCCATGAAAACAGTTTTTACGGACATGTGCCCCTTCTGCAATTACATTTATCAGTATGATAACCTATATTTTACCATCAGGCAAGAAATATTTTCAAAGCAAAGCGAGGTGGAGTAATTATCCGCCTCGCTTATACAAAATCATCACAGATGATCATCGAATTCACTTCATCTTATAACTTCCCCCCACCCGATGGGTGTTGCCCAGATCATGGCTGTTATGGGCATAATCAACATTGAACCGCCAGATAGATAATCCGGCCCCGAAGGTGGGCTGGGATTGTTCCCGTCCGGCCCGAAAAGCCAGTATATTCCTGTATTTTAGTTCTGTTCCCAGCCTTCCCTTTTGATAATCTTCGGTCGATCCCTCCCAGGCTATCGTCACAGTACTTCTAAATATGTTTACCGGCTGCCGATAGGCCAGGCCCATTTTATATATTGCCGGGCGAACATCGTTGTGCTTTTTGACCGTATTCCAGGCTATACTGGTGCCGCCGACATCCTGGGCTACGGCGCTCAGGGAGAACAATCCCAAATTGGAATTTTCAATCGCTACCGGAAGCATGCCAACCAAAGGTCGGGATTCAGCCCGGCGGATGAACCATTCTGCCAGGTCAATATCGATTAAAATTCCTGCATCCACCCCCAGCCCGGTTGCCTGCCTGTCATCC
This genomic interval from Candidatus Edwardsbacteria bacterium contains the following:
- a CDS encoding glycosyltransferase family 4 protein, giving the protein MKINIVHVCSSASWGGMEMIVARLAYLQNVLGYQVTVVSGKDTPLSTRCQELGIDNQPIIANSSFGLSGFSRFLKYVKKTEPDLIHVHYSKDLNLAVPVKHLTGGKIVFTKHLGSYIKKKDPWHQFVYRGVNRATAISRLIKDNLIETTPLSERKVDIVYLGTDTSRFIPDFIQRKAVRDELGISNDTILIGMMGRISYGKGYEDFIEMAQALSGKNIEFLLIGGHSKNEDDYGSKVERDIKDKLGPRAHMTGFKDDRERYLQALDIFVFPSYAESFGLTLTEAMACGLPCVAYGKDGVLDIIENRKDGLLAEVRNIKDLIQKTSILFDDEGLRIKLGKAGREKVMNRFSDSQMLLGFERIYKLSLDNQ
- a CDS encoding glycosyltransferase family 2 protein: MRISATVITKNEEGNIERCLSALDFVDEIVVVDAESSDRTVELAGKFTERVYINLWPGHIQQKNHAIELAQGEWILSVDADEVITPELKQEILAAKKNHDQAIDGYHIPRRSNFIGRWITHCGWSPDYHLRLFLKSKGRFGGMNPHDIVVLKGTTAYFRQPMLHYTYPSLEIYLSRLNSYTTIAAKELKTRNKRFRLRHIILSPLATFLKMYILKAGFMDGWEGFMLCVLSSYYVLVKYLKLWELNLQEVMSEN
- a CDS encoding glycosyltransferase family 2 protein, which translates into the protein MDKISVMLNTYNGGQKLASCLESAQWADEIVVIDSGSTDGSVELIKKHTDRYFHNDWPGYLAQREFGMQRCTGEWILILDQDEYITDQLRDKLLDICSNPETYREYNAGWVRRVEHFWGRQIRYGNYNPSYQPRLARRGKCRWTGFAHTWIEVEGGEKKILRIKEPLWHDAYNTPFDYFNKINRYSELDVEERLPKGYNPSLARVIFSPLGMWWKCFIVHKGYRDGAHGYMNATAMMVYWFFRLSKAWHCRWLEKNRPDTWEDYQRKTGNDRGPRS
- a CDS encoding glycosyltransferase family 2 protein, with the protein product MNNITAIIIARNEEQNIANAIASLKDFSEVIVMDSGSTDRTVEIASSLGAIVYQTDWPGYARQRQRAISKANNEWVLFLDADEALDDKLNQELRRISLAGPARGYFIKRDNYFIGQKIKHSRWGNDWQLRLFHKGSASIPEVDIHEGVLINGPTGRLVTGCIKHHTVPNLFRYLEKTNEYTSLEAKQKTREGRRFSAFRLLWEPLAEFWKLYIVLQGWREGIRGLAIAGLSALGRFVVMAKIREAGSG
- a CDS encoding HAD family hydrolase encodes the protein MSVKTVFMDRDGTINVDTNYINSPQQLSLLPNSGRAVKLLNEKKYKVVVVSNQSGVARGYLTLKTLGAIHRKLRQLLKKDGAILDAIYYCPYHPDEKTPCRKPDIGMARQAEKDLKISLGKSYMIGDSRADIEFGNNIGAKTILVLTGKTKGSEPWLKKYKIDCVADDLLGAALWITSDG